From one Humulus lupulus chromosome 8, drHumLupu1.1, whole genome shotgun sequence genomic stretch:
- the LOC133794990 gene encoding IQ domain-containing protein IQM1-like: MPSIQSSRGSSGKYGSCYVNSVKEVLQTKNNCTNNVLTNDDYDGKCFSPRASTDEAAMDAAATKVRKVYKSYRTRRSLADCAVVVEESWCKALEFAALRRSSVSFFDSKRSETAISRWSRARIRAAKVGKGLSEYEKAQKLALKHWLEAIDPRHRYGHNLHIYYGVWFQSKSSQPFFYWLDVGDGKEITLEKCPRTVLNLQCIKYLGPIERKAYEVVVESGKLLYMENGCHVETPKGTKWIFVLSTSRKLYVAEKIKSTFQHSSFLAGGATIAAGRLVTHDGILEGIWPYSGHYCPTEENFKEFINFLGQHHVDLTNVKKYPMDEDVQPSNKILKCSTESESGTSPSLEVLNDPNRVEESLKGTVV, from the exons ATGCCAAGTATTCAATCGAGTCGCGGAAGCTCTGGAAAATATGGGAGTTGTTATGTTAATAGTGTCAAAGAAGTATTACAAACCAAGAATAATTGTACGAATAATGTTTTAactaatgatgattatgatggaAAATGCTTTTCTCCAAGAGCAAGTACAGATGAGGCGGCCATGGATGCAGCTGCAACGAAGGTGCGGAAAGTTTACAAAAGCTACAGAACAAGAAGAAGCCTTGCAGATTGTGCTGTCGTTGTTGAGGAATCATG GTGCAAGGCATTAGAATTTGCTGCTCTTAGGAGGAGTTCTGTGTCGTTTTTCGACTCAAAAAGGTCAGAAACTGCAATTTCTAGATGGTCAAGAGCTAGGATAAGGGCTGCCAAG GTTGGAAAAGGTTTGAGCGAGTACGAGAAGGCTCAGAAATTAGCCCTAAAACACTGGCTTGAAGCT ATTGATCCACGTCATCGTTACGGACACAATCTACACATATATTATGGTGTTTGGTTTCAAAGCAAGAGCTCTCAACCTTTCTTCTACTg GTTGGACGTAGGAGATGGGAAAGAAATCACTCTTGAGAAATGTCCAAGAACTGTTCTTAATCTTCAGTGCATAAAATACCTCGGACca ATAGAGAGAAAAGCCTATGAAGTGGTTGTGGAAAGTGGAAAGCTTCTCTACATGGAAAATGGATGCCACGTGGAGACTCCTAAGGGCACCAAGTGGATATTTGTGCTGAGCACATCAAGAAAATTGTACGTGGCAGAGAAGATTAAGAGCACATTCCAACACTCTAGCTTTCTAGCCGGTGGTGCCACCATTGCAGCTGGAAGATTGGTTACCCATGATGGGATTCTTGag GGTATATGGCCTTATAGTGGTCATTATTGCCCAACAGAGGAGAATTTCAAGGAGTTTATTAACTTCTTAGGGCAACATCATGTGGACTTAACAAATGTCAAA AAATATCCTATGGATGAAGACGTTCAACCGAGTAATAAAATTTTGAAGTGTTCAACAGAGTCTGAAAGTGGCACTAGTCCAAGTCTCGAAGTCCTAAATGATCCAAATCGTGTTGAAGAAAGTTTAAAAGGCACCG TTGTATGA